Proteins from a single region of Punica granatum isolate Tunisia-2019 chromosome 8, ASM765513v2, whole genome shotgun sequence:
- the LOC116188576 gene encoding uncharacterized protein LOC116188576, which produces MLGINSSISSFRPQIPSFFFVFRISKPNLPLLQPRTNLHPVRTLNFRIRRNPRPTFLGFAGNANNNGGGEENLRKDPKGNTGSNGAGDGDSKNGRRPIFNLKLGDLLDPDPDNVVAVGLTCVLTWASVQVLSQLFLISAAILVAALKYSFIAALLLFILIALL; this is translated from the coding sequence ATGTTGGGGATTAATTCCTCAATATCATCGTTCCGCCCACAAATCCCATctttcttcttcgtcttccgAATCTCAAAACCCAATCTCCCTCTTCTTCAGCCTCGCACTAATCTCCATCCCGTTCGAACCCTGAATTTCAGAATCAGAAGGAACCCCAGACCGACGTTTCTTGGCTTTGCTGGAAATGCCAACAACAATGGCGGCGGGGAAGAGAACCTGAGGAAGGACCCCAAAGGCAATACTGGGTCCAATGGAGCTGGCGATGGGGATTCGAAGAACGGTCGTCGGCCCATATTCAATCTGAAACTCGGGGATCTACTGGACCCGGACCCCGACAACGTTGTCGCCGTGGGGTTGACGTGCGTGCTGACGTGGGCCAGCGTTCAGGTCCTGTCGCAGCTCTTCTTGATCTCTGCGGCCATCCTCGTGGCCGCCCTCAAGTATTCCTTCATTGCTGCTCTCTTGCTTTTCATCCTCATTGCCCTTCTCTGA